In Duganella zoogloeoides, a single genomic region encodes these proteins:
- the selA gene encoding L-seryl-tRNA(Sec) selenium transferase, giving the protein MAATTATAAPVTSSAPAIRLPAVHLILSDAGCQPLIEQYGRTQTTDTARALLADLRARLLAARAEGGAASNEATHAAAGAAIDTGTGTATDIPALLAMLAERLQRSNRSNLRAVFNLTGTVLHTNLGRALLPDSAVQAVAEALRWPMNLEWDIDTGTRGDRDNLVEELLLELTGAEAATIVNNNAAAVLLMLNTLALGREVIVSRGELVEIGGAFRIPDVMTRAGAVLREVGSTNRTHLKDYAEAAGPQTALMMKVHCSNYEITGFTKSVELPELAPLAKSHQIDVAVDLGSGTLVDLEQYGLPHETTVRETIAAGADLVTFSGDKLLGGPQCGIIVGRKDLIVQIKKNPLKRALRVGKLTLAALEPVLALYRAPDLLPERLTTLKLLTRPAAAMRAQAAAIAAPLQAALGASYAVTAEAMTSQIGSGALPVDQLPSFGLVIRANGKASNALGRLEQRLRALPLPVIGRVAHDALWLDLRCLNDEQQEKFVAQLALLEQAGA; this is encoded by the coding sequence ATGGCTGCCACTACCGCAACCGCCGCGCCGGTGACGTCCAGCGCGCCGGCGATCCGCTTGCCTGCCGTGCACCTGATCCTGTCCGATGCCGGCTGCCAGCCGCTGATCGAGCAGTATGGCCGCACCCAGACCACGGACACGGCGCGCGCACTGCTGGCCGACCTGCGCGCCCGGCTGCTGGCCGCGCGCGCGGAGGGCGGCGCTGCCAGCAACGAGGCCACGCACGCAGCCGCCGGTGCCGCCATCGATACCGGCACTGGCACCGCCACCGACATCCCTGCCCTGCTGGCCATGCTGGCCGAACGCCTGCAACGCAGCAACCGCTCCAACCTGCGCGCCGTCTTCAACCTCACCGGCACCGTGCTGCACACGAACCTGGGCCGCGCGCTGCTGCCCGACAGCGCGGTGCAGGCGGTGGCCGAGGCGCTGCGCTGGCCGATGAACCTGGAATGGGATATCGACACCGGCACGCGCGGCGACCGCGACAACCTGGTGGAAGAGCTGCTGCTGGAACTGACAGGGGCGGAAGCGGCCACCATCGTCAACAACAACGCCGCCGCCGTGCTGCTGATGTTGAACACCCTGGCGCTGGGCCGCGAAGTGATCGTCTCGCGCGGCGAACTGGTGGAGATCGGCGGCGCCTTCCGCATCCCGGACGTGATGACGCGCGCTGGCGCCGTGCTGCGCGAAGTGGGCAGCACCAACCGCACCCATTTGAAGGACTACGCGGAGGCCGCCGGTCCACAGACGGCGCTGATGATGAAGGTCCATTGCAGCAATTACGAAATTACCGGTTTTACGAAAAGCGTGGAACTGCCCGAACTGGCGCCGCTGGCCAAATCGCACCAGATCGACGTTGCCGTCGATCTGGGCAGCGGCACGCTGGTGGACCTGGAGCAGTACGGCCTGCCGCACGAAACCACGGTGCGCGAAACGATAGCCGCCGGCGCCGACCTGGTGACCTTCAGCGGCGACAAGCTGCTGGGCGGTCCGCAATGCGGCATCATCGTCGGCCGCAAGGATTTGATCGTGCAGATCAAGAAGAACCCGCTCAAGCGCGCGCTACGCGTCGGCAAGCTGACACTGGCCGCACTGGAGCCGGTGCTGGCCCTGTACCGTGCACCCGACCTGCTGCCCGAGCGCCTCACCACGCTCAAGCTGCTGACCCGGCCCGCCGCCGCCATGCGCGCGCAGGCGGCAGCGATCGCGGCGCCGTTGCAGGCGGCGCTGGGCGCCAGCTACGCGGTGACCGCCGAGGCCATGACCAGCCAGATCGGCAGCGGCGCGCTGCCGGTGGACCAGTTACCGAGTTTTGGTTTGGTGATCAGAGCAAACGGTAAAGCCAGCAACGCGCTGGGCAGGCTGGAACAGCGCCTGCGTGCCTTGCCGCTGCCGGTGATCGGCCGCGTAGCGCACGATGCGCTGTGGCTCGACCTGCGCTGCCTGAACGACGAACAGCAGGAAAAGTTTGTCGCCCAACTGGCGCTGCTGGAGCAGGCCGGCGCATGA
- a CDS encoding formate dehydrogenase subunit gamma — MSAHDPLKDKDGNPLIQRYTANDRSNHWITAICFVLLAVSGLAMFHPATSWMAVFLGGGQWTRILHPFLGVVMFISFAVLVFRFWHHNKIDQADKQWMKQIGDVLTNREDRLPKIGMYNAGQKILFFVLIASMVGLLLSGIVIWRAYFAFYFPIDVVRFAALLHAFSAFVLICSIIVHIYAAFWVKGSIGAMVRGTVTYGWARKHHPRWFESVIKKQRD, encoded by the coding sequence ATGAGCGCACATGATCCGCTGAAGGACAAGGACGGCAATCCCTTGATCCAGCGTTACACCGCCAATGACCGCAGCAATCACTGGATCACGGCGATCTGCTTCGTGCTGCTGGCGGTCTCCGGCCTGGCCATGTTCCATCCAGCGACATCGTGGATGGCCGTGTTCCTCGGCGGCGGCCAGTGGACCCGCATCCTGCACCCGTTCCTCGGTGTGGTGATGTTCATCTCGTTCGCGGTGCTGGTGTTCCGTTTCTGGCACCACAACAAGATCGACCAGGCGGACAAGCAGTGGATGAAGCAGATCGGCGATGTGCTCACCAACCGCGAAGACCGCCTGCCCAAGATCGGCATGTACAACGCCGGTCAGAAGATCCTGTTTTTCGTGCTGATCGCCAGCATGGTGGGGTTGCTGTTGTCGGGCATCGTGATCTGGCGCGCGTACTTCGCGTTCTACTTCCCGATCGACGTGGTGCGCTTTGCGGCGCTGCTGCACGCGTTCAGCGCGTTCGTGCTGATTTGCTCGATCATCGTGCATATCTACGCGGCGTTCTGGGTCAAGGGTTCGATCGGCGCCATGGTGCGCGGCACGGTCACCTACGGGTGGGCGCGCAAGCACCACCCGCGCTGGTTCGAGTCGGTGATCAAGAAGCAGCGCGACTGA
- the fdhE gene encoding formate dehydrogenase accessory protein FdhE translates to MVQRLLEPGQIEALDHTAIPRLLLPEARSLFAARAARLRQLANNDIKGIPVGEAMQGYLQLMAAVVDAQGAVAAALPPETFSLPPAADIKLSIDHNMPPLPVNGVRPPEWRTVFAALLDHLAASVKDQPQIDAVLAELRALDVAQLEGCADAVLAELTEGVHPLHAPFVAAALQVMWTRRAAQLDSPRVQPLVTNTLCPVCGSHPVASVIRIGGQSQGYRYLQCSCCASEWHMVRVKCSCCEHTGKIAYQSLETNDDKLPVEDATDAKANKANDPSKVARAETCEDCKTYRKIFNQEHDFNVEPLADDLASLTLDVLVSEAGYARASGNPLLWFNAA, encoded by the coding sequence GTGGTACAACGCTTGCTCGAACCAGGCCAGATCGAAGCGCTCGATCACACTGCCATTCCGCGCCTGCTGCTGCCTGAAGCACGCAGCCTGTTTGCCGCGCGCGCCGCGCGCCTGCGCCAGCTGGCCAACAACGATATCAAGGGCATTCCGGTCGGCGAAGCCATGCAGGGTTACCTGCAACTGATGGCGGCCGTGGTGGACGCGCAAGGCGCGGTTGCCGCCGCACTGCCGCCCGAGACTTTCAGCCTGCCACCGGCGGCCGACATCAAGCTTTCCATCGATCACAATATGCCGCCGCTGCCCGTCAACGGCGTGCGCCCCCCCGAGTGGCGCACCGTGTTCGCGGCCCTGCTCGACCACCTGGCGGCATCGGTCAAGGACCAGCCGCAGATCGACGCCGTGCTGGCCGAGCTGCGCGCGCTCGACGTGGCCCAACTGGAAGGCTGCGCCGACGCCGTGCTGGCCGAACTGACCGAGGGCGTGCACCCGCTGCATGCGCCGTTCGTGGCCGCCGCGCTGCAAGTGATGTGGACCAGGCGCGCCGCCCAACTCGACTCGCCGCGCGTGCAGCCCTTGGTCACCAATACCCTGTGCCCCGTGTGCGGTTCGCACCCGGTGGCCAGCGTGATCCGCATCGGCGGGCAGTCGCAAGGCTACCGCTACCTGCAATGCAGCTGCTGCGCCAGCGAATGGCACATGGTGCGCGTGAAGTGCTCGTGTTGCGAGCATACCGGCAAGATCGCCTACCAGAGCCTGGAAACCAACGACGACAAGCTACCGGTGGAAGACGCCACGGACGCCAAGGCGAACAAGGCCAACGACCCGAGCAAGGTCGCCCGCGCCGAGACCTGCGAAGACTGCAAAACCTATCGCAAGATCTTCAACCAGGAGCACGACTTCAACGTGGAGCCGCTGGCCGACGACCTGGCCAGCCTCACGCTGGACGTACTGGTGAGCGAAGCCGGTTACGCGCGCGCCAGCGGCAATCCGCTGCTGTGGTTTAACGCGGCATGA
- the fdnG gene encoding formate dehydrogenase-N subunit alpha, whose product MNQMSRRQFLRVTGATIAGSSIALLGFAPATAMAEVRQYKLARSTETRNTCPYCSVGCGILMYGLGDGAKNATASIIHIEGDADHPVNRGTLCPKGASLIDFIHSPNRLMAPQYRAPGATEWSPMSWDDALNRIAKLMKADRDANFIEKSADGKTVNRWTTTGMLCASAASNEVGYLTHKTMRSLGMLVFDNQARVUHGPTVAGLASTFGRGAMTNHWVDIKNADVILVMGGNAAEAHPCGFKWVTEAKAHRGAKLVVVDPRFTRTASVADYYVPTRTGADIVFLGGIINYLLTNDKIQHEYVRNYTDMPFIVREDFAFNDGLFSGYDEATGKYTDKSSWNYEMGDDGYAKIDPTLEHPRCVYQMMKKHYARYTPEMVEKACGVPPEKFHKVAELLASTAVPGKAATILYALGWTQHSTGAETLRTGAMVQLLLGNMGISGGGMNALRGHSNIQGLTDLGLLTNMLPGYLTLPGEAEQDWNAYVAKRALQPLRPNQLSYYSNAKKFLVSFMKTWWGDAATEENNYAFDYLPKLDKPYDMMQAFELMNQGKMTGYICQGFNILASAPDKQKITDGLSKLKWLVIMDPLQTETSEFWKPHGDFHKVDPTKIQTEVFSLPTSCFAEERGSLVSSSRVLQWHWQGAEPPGQAKSDLEIMSGLFQRIRKAYQKDGGKFPDPIVNLTWNYAQPMSPQPEEIAMEFNGKALKDIYDAKDPTKLLLKKNEQLAGFAQLRDDGSTASGCWIFAGSWTAQGNQMGRRDNSDPTGIGNTLNWAWAWPANRRILYNRASCDTKGKPFDPTRKLVAWNGATWSGADVPDFKADEPPENGMGPFIMLAEGVARFFARDAMAEGPFPEHYEPFESPIGHNPMHPNNPRAFNNPAARMFANDRKKLGKKEEYPHVATSYRLTEHFHYWTKHARLNAIIQPEQFVEIGEELGKEIGVVHGDRVRVSSKRGYIVAKAVVTKRIKALVIDGKKTHQVGLPIHFGFKGLTKPGYLVNTLTPTVGDANSQTPEFKSFLVKVEKA is encoded by the coding sequence ATGAACCAGATGTCCAGGCGACAGTTCCTTCGGGTAACTGGCGCCACCATCGCGGGTTCGAGCATCGCGCTCCTCGGCTTTGCGCCGGCAACGGCCATGGCCGAAGTCCGGCAGTACAAGCTGGCGCGCAGCACCGAAACCCGCAACACCTGCCCCTACTGCTCCGTAGGCTGCGGGATTTTGATGTATGGCCTGGGCGACGGCGCCAAAAACGCCACCGCTTCCATCATCCACATCGAAGGCGATGCCGACCACCCGGTCAATCGCGGCACGCTGTGCCCGAAAGGCGCCAGCCTGATCGACTTCATCCACTCGCCGAATCGCCTGATGGCGCCGCAGTACCGCGCACCCGGTGCGACCGAATGGTCGCCGATGTCGTGGGACGACGCGCTGAACCGCATTGCAAAGCTGATGAAAGCCGACCGCGATGCGAACTTCATCGAAAAATCGGCCGACGGCAAAACCGTCAACCGCTGGACCACCACCGGCATGCTGTGCGCGTCGGCGGCATCGAACGAAGTAGGTTATTTAACCCATAAAACCATGCGCAGTCTCGGCATGCTGGTATTCGACAATCAAGCACGTGTATGACACGGTCCGACGGTGGCAGGTCTTGCCTCGACATTTGGACGTGGTGCGATGACGAATCACTGGGTAGACATCAAGAACGCAGATGTCATCCTGGTCATGGGCGGCAACGCAGCAGAAGCACACCCTTGCGGGTTTAAATGGGTCACGGAAGCCAAGGCGCATCGCGGCGCCAAGCTGGTCGTGGTCGATCCGCGCTTTACCCGAACCGCTTCGGTGGCGGACTATTACGTCCCTACCCGTACCGGTGCGGACATCGTTTTCCTGGGCGGTATCATCAACTACCTGCTCACCAACGACAAAATCCAGCACGAATACGTCCGTAACTACACGGACATGCCGTTCATCGTCCGCGAGGATTTCGCCTTCAACGACGGCCTGTTCTCGGGCTACGACGAGGCGACCGGCAAGTACACCGACAAGAGCAGCTGGAACTACGAGATGGGCGACGACGGCTATGCCAAGATCGACCCCACGCTCGAGCACCCGCGCTGCGTGTACCAGATGATGAAGAAGCACTACGCGCGCTACACGCCCGAGATGGTGGAAAAAGCCTGCGGCGTGCCGCCGGAAAAATTCCACAAGGTGGCCGAACTGCTGGCATCGACGGCAGTGCCAGGCAAGGCCGCGACCATCCTGTACGCCCTGGGCTGGACCCAGCACTCGACCGGCGCGGAAACCCTGCGCACCGGCGCCATGGTGCAGCTGCTGCTCGGTAACATGGGCATCTCCGGCGGCGGCATGAACGCGCTGCGCGGCCACTCCAACATCCAGGGTTTGACCGACCTGGGGCTGCTCACCAATATGCTGCCCGGTTACCTGACCCTGCCCGGCGAGGCGGAACAGGACTGGAACGCGTATGTAGCCAAGCGCGCGCTGCAACCGCTGCGTCCCAACCAGCTCAGCTACTACAGCAACGCGAAAAAATTCCTGGTCTCGTTCATGAAGACCTGGTGGGGCGATGCCGCCACCGAGGAGAACAACTACGCGTTCGACTACCTGCCCAAGCTCGACAAGCCGTATGACATGATGCAGGCGTTCGAGCTGATGAACCAGGGCAAAATGACCGGCTACATCTGCCAGGGCTTCAACATCCTGGCCTCGGCGCCGGACAAGCAGAAGATCACCGACGGCCTGTCCAAGCTCAAATGGCTGGTCATCATGGATCCGCTGCAGACCGAAACGTCGGAGTTCTGGAAGCCGCACGGCGACTTCCACAAGGTCGATCCGACCAAGATCCAGACCGAGGTATTCAGCCTGCCCACGTCGTGCTTTGCCGAGGAACGCGGTTCGCTGGTCAGCTCCTCGCGCGTGCTGCAATGGCACTGGCAAGGCGCCGAGCCGCCGGGCCAGGCGAAGAGCGACCTGGAAATCATGTCGGGCCTGTTCCAGCGCATTCGCAAGGCGTACCAGAAAGATGGCGGCAAGTTCCCCGATCCGATCGTCAACCTGACGTGGAACTACGCCCAGCCGATGAGCCCTCAGCCTGAAGAAATCGCCATGGAATTCAATGGCAAGGCGTTGAAGGACATCTACGACGCCAAGGACCCGACCAAGCTGCTGCTCAAGAAAAACGAGCAGCTGGCCGGCTTCGCGCAGCTGCGCGACGACGGCAGCACGGCGTCCGGTTGCTGGATCTTTGCCGGTTCGTGGACCGCGCAGGGCAACCAGATGGGCCGCCGCGACAACAGCGACCCGACCGGCATCGGCAATACGCTGAACTGGGCGTGGGCGTGGCCGGCCAACCGCCGCATCCTGTACAACCGCGCTTCGTGCGATACCAAGGGCAAGCCGTTCGACCCAACCCGCAAGCTGGTGGCCTGGAACGGCGCCACCTGGTCCGGCGCCGACGTGCCGGACTTCAAGGCGGACGAGCCGCCGGAAAACGGCATGGGTCCGTTCATCATGCTGGCCGAGGGTGTGGCGCGCTTCTTTGCGCGCGACGCCATGGCCGAAGGGCCGTTCCCCGAGCACTACGAGCCGTTCGAGTCGCCTATCGGGCACAACCCGATGCACCCGAATAATCCGCGTGCGTTCAACAATCCGGCCGCGCGCATGTTCGCCAACGACCGCAAAAAGCTGGGCAAGAAGGAAGAGTATCCGCACGTGGCAACCAGTTACCGCCTCACGGAGCACTTCCACTACTGGACCAAGCATGCGCGCCTGAACGCCATCATCCAGCCGGAGCAATTCGTCGAAATCGGCGAAGAACTGGGCAAGGAAATCGGCGTGGTGCACGGCGACCGGGTACGGGTGTCGTCCAAGCGTGGCTACATCGTGGCGAAAGCCGTGGTGACCAAGCGTATCAAGGCACTGGTAATCGATGGCAAGAAGACCCACCAGGTCGGACTGCCGATCCACTTCGGGTTCAAGGGGCTCACCAAACCGGGCTACCTGGTCAACACACTGACGCCGACGGTAGGCGACGCCAATTCACAGACACCGGAATTCAAGTCGTTCCTGGTGAAAGTGGAAAAAGCCTGA
- a CDS encoding methyl-accepting chemotaxis protein — translation MAIGSSTALNTVTDDTDNLVERQLQTERLVTEWKGSIENNVQRAQAAARLTDPEEQKYFEDGLARAIKRNGELQKLIVERLVDARAKELYAKAMADRDIYQAARKSVMQARDAGDVALTKQLINQKFVPASETYLASIGAVADRQRAAIDEIGKAVHDRSVQAITITAILTAISIGVALLLGWLITRSVLRQLGGEPAYAAGITDRIAAGDLTVRVDLAANDTSSLLFSIAAMRDRLAAIVGEVRGTTEAVATASDEIASGNMDLSSRTEQQASSLEETASSMEELTSTVKQNTEYARQANQLAASASDVAVRGGAVVAEVVTTMESISTSSKRVVDIIGVIDGIAFQTNILALNAAVEAARAGEQGRGFAVVATEVRNLAQRSASAAKDIKELISDSVEKISTGAMLVDQAGNTMTEIVNSVRSVSDIMEQIATASLEQEAGIDQINQAIGEMDGVTQQNAALVEQAAAAAESLQGQSTHLAQLVSVFKLDNAGFAPAAAVRPAAKRSAAPAAASRRLALGS, via the coding sequence GTGGCGATCGGCAGTTCCACCGCGCTCAACACCGTCACCGACGACACCGACAACCTGGTCGAGCGACAGCTGCAGACCGAGCGCCTGGTCACCGAATGGAAAGGCAGCATCGAGAACAATGTGCAGCGTGCGCAGGCGGCCGCCCGTTTGACCGACCCCGAGGAACAGAAATACTTCGAAGACGGCCTGGCGCGCGCCATCAAGCGCAACGGCGAGTTGCAAAAACTGATCGTCGAACGCCTGGTCGATGCCCGCGCCAAGGAACTGTATGCCAAGGCCATGGCCGACCGCGACATCTACCAGGCCGCGCGCAAAAGCGTCATGCAAGCGCGCGATGCCGGCGACGTCGCACTGACCAAGCAGCTGATCAACCAGAAATTCGTGCCGGCCAGCGAAACCTACCTGGCCAGCATCGGTGCCGTGGCCGACCGCCAGCGCGCCGCCATCGACGAAATCGGCAAGGCCGTGCACGACCGCAGCGTGCAGGCCATCACCATTACCGCCATCCTGACCGCGATCTCGATCGGCGTGGCGCTGCTGCTCGGCTGGCTGATCACGCGCTCGGTGCTCAGGCAGCTCGGCGGCGAGCCGGCCTATGCTGCCGGCATCACCGACCGCATCGCCGCCGGCGACCTGACCGTGCGGGTGGACCTGGCCGCCAACGACACCAGCAGCCTGCTGTTCAGCATCGCCGCCATGCGCGACCGCCTGGCCGCCATCGTGGGCGAAGTACGCGGCACCACCGAGGCGGTGGCCACGGCCTCCGACGAAATCGCCAGCGGCAATATGGACCTGTCCTCGCGCACCGAGCAGCAAGCCAGCTCGCTCGAAGAAACCGCGTCGTCGATGGAAGAGCTGACGTCCACCGTCAAGCAGAACACCGAGTACGCGCGCCAGGCCAACCAGCTGGCCGCCAGCGCTTCCGATGTGGCCGTGCGCGGCGGCGCCGTGGTGGCCGAGGTGGTGACCACGATGGAATCGATCAGCACCTCGTCCAAGCGCGTGGTGGATATCATTGGCGTGATCGACGGCATTGCTTTCCAGACCAATATCCTGGCGCTGAACGCGGCCGTGGAAGCGGCGCGCGCCGGCGAACAAGGCCGTGGCTTCGCCGTGGTGGCAACCGAAGTGCGCAACCTGGCCCAGCGCTCGGCCAGCGCCGCCAAGGACATCAAGGAACTGATCAGCGACTCGGTGGAAAAAATCTCGACCGGCGCGATGCTGGTGGACCAGGCGGGCAACACCATGACAGAGATCGTCAACAGCGTGCGCAGCGTCTCCGACATCATGGAGCAGATCGCCACCGCCAGTCTGGAACAGGAAGCCGGCATCGACCAGATCAACCAGGCCATCGGCGAGATGGACGGCGTGACGCAGCAGAATGCGGCGCTGGTGGAACAGGCCGCAGCAGCGGCCGAATCGCTGCAAGGCCAATCGACGCACCTGGCGCAGCTGGTCAGCGTGTTCAAGCTGGACAATGCCGGTTTCGCGCCGGCGGCAGCGGTGCGTCCTGCTGCCAAACGCAGTGCAGCCCCGGCAGCGGCAAGCCGCCGCCTGGCGCTGGGCAGCTAA
- the fdxH gene encoding formate dehydrogenase subunit beta, with amino-acid sequence MSLQSLDIKRLSATTVQPPVARTPVTGTVAKLIDVSKCIGCKACQTACMEWNDLRDEVGETTGVYDNPTDLTPQSWTVMRFSEYENTDGNLEWLIRKDGCMHCEDPGCLKACPAPGAIVQYTNGIVDFHQENCIGCGYCVAGCPFDVPRISKADSRAYKCTLCSDRVAVGQEPACVKTCPTGAIVFGTKEDMKHHAEERIEDLKSRGFAQAGLYDPAGVGGTHVMYVLHHADKAPLYHGLKQNPSISPMVGLWKGLTKPLALAGIAATALAGFFHYSRIGPNEVSKEEEAEALHEAQRIREDHNERT; translated from the coding sequence ATGTCATTACAATCGCTAGATATCAAACGCCTGTCGGCCACCACGGTGCAGCCGCCGGTGGCCCGCACCCCGGTCACCGGCACGGTCGCCAAGCTGATCGACGTCTCCAAGTGCATCGGCTGCAAGGCCTGCCAGACGGCCTGCATGGAATGGAACGACCTGCGCGACGAAGTGGGTGAAACCACCGGCGTGTACGACAATCCGACCGACCTGACGCCGCAATCGTGGACCGTCATGCGGTTCTCGGAATACGAGAACACCGACGGCAACCTCGAGTGGCTGATCCGCAAGGACGGCTGCATGCACTGCGAAGATCCGGGCTGTTTAAAAGCCTGCCCGGCGCCGGGCGCCATCGTCCAGTACACCAACGGCATCGTGGATTTCCACCAGGAGAACTGCATCGGCTGTGGCTACTGCGTTGCCGGCTGCCCGTTCGACGTGCCGCGCATTTCCAAGGCCGACAGCCGCGCCTACAAGTGCACGCTGTGCTCGGACCGCGTGGCCGTCGGCCAGGAACCGGCCTGCGTCAAGACCTGCCCTACCGGCGCGATCGTCTTCGGCACCAAGGAAGACATGAAGCACCATGCCGAGGAGCGGATCGAAGACCTCAAGTCGCGGGGCTTTGCGCAGGCGGGCCTGTACGACCCGGCCGGCGTTGGCGGCACGCACGTGATGTATGTGCTGCACCATGCCGACAAGGCGCCGCTGTACCATGGCCTCAAGCAGAATCCGTCCATCAGCCCGATGGTGGGCCTGTGGAAGGGCCTGACCAAGCCGCTGGCGCTGGCCGGTATCGCGGCCACCGCGCTGGCGGGCTTCTTCCACTATTCGCGCATCGGTCCGAACGAAGTGAGCAAGGAAGAGGAAGCCGAGGCGCTGCACGAAGCACAACGCATCCGGGAGGACCACAATGAGCGCACATGA
- the selB gene encoding selenocysteine-specific translation elongation factor produces MIIGTAGHIDHGKTTLTRALTGVDTDRLKEEKARGISIELGYAYTALTEHDTLGVIDVPGHEKFIRTMAAGVTGIDAALLVVAADDGIMPQTLEHLAILRLLGVKRGAVALTKIDRADAAQIALIEADITALLAPTDFAGAPVFHTNATEADDAGVQALRAYLAQLAATLPASDERRLFRLGVDRVFTLSGQGTIVTGTALAGTVRVGDTVTLAPGGQQARVRSIHAQNQAAQTGRAGQRLALNLGGVAREDIARGTWIVAPALADCSQRIDVELTLTPDCGVTLKPWSPLHVHLGAAHHTANVVLLDDEALAPGHSGRVQLVLDAPVHAVPGDRFVIRNAQATATVGGGVVLDPFGPARKRRSSARVDWLNALADFIDHGDTAALLARSALGLRVSALVRLSQLPAALIAAPPGAVNVALAGGDALLIGAADMQALEERILAALAQFHERWPDDAGPELWRLKRIVSPEMEERLWSRLVDTLLAAGRIARRGRSLHLPQHSVELGAEEQALVAPLLGSLLAGRYDPPWVRDLVREHAMPEAEVRRLLRKLARSGEISQVVPDLFYHPQPLAELAQLLVTLPQVQAASFRDATGLGRKRGIQILEFFNRVGYTRRVGNIHMVRPDTTWS; encoded by the coding sequence ATGATCATCGGTACCGCAGGCCATATCGACCATGGCAAGACCACCCTCACGCGTGCCCTCACCGGCGTCGATACCGACCGCCTGAAGGAGGAAAAGGCGCGCGGCATCTCGATCGAACTCGGTTACGCCTACACGGCACTGACCGAACACGACACGCTGGGCGTGATCGACGTGCCAGGCCATGAAAAATTCATCCGCACCATGGCCGCCGGCGTCACCGGCATCGACGCCGCCCTGCTGGTGGTGGCTGCCGACGACGGCATCATGCCGCAAACGCTGGAGCACCTGGCCATCCTGCGCCTGCTCGGCGTCAAACGCGGCGCGGTGGCGCTCACCAAGATCGACCGCGCCGACGCCGCGCAGATCGCCCTTATCGAAGCCGACATCACCGCTCTGCTGGCGCCGACCGACTTCGCTGGCGCACCTGTTTTTCACACCAATGCCACCGAGGCCGACGACGCCGGCGTGCAAGCCCTGCGTGCCTACCTGGCGCAACTGGCGGCCACACTGCCGGCCAGCGACGAACGGCGCCTGTTCCGCCTGGGCGTGGACCGGGTATTCACCTTGTCCGGCCAGGGCACCATCGTCACTGGCACCGCGCTGGCGGGCACGGTGCGCGTGGGCGACACGGTGACGCTGGCGCCGGGCGGCCAGCAGGCGCGCGTGCGCAGCATCCATGCGCAGAACCAGGCCGCGCAAACCGGGCGCGCCGGCCAGCGGCTGGCGCTCAACCTGGGCGGCGTGGCCAGGGAAGACATTGCGCGCGGCACCTGGATCGTCGCGCCGGCATTGGCCGACTGCTCGCAGCGGATCGATGTCGAACTCACGCTCACGCCCGATTGCGGCGTCACACTCAAACCGTGGTCGCCACTGCACGTGCACCTGGGCGCCGCCCACCACACGGCCAACGTGGTGCTGCTCGACGACGAGGCGCTGGCGCCGGGCCACTCGGGCCGCGTGCAGCTGGTGCTCGACGCGCCGGTGCACGCGGTGCCGGGCGACCGCTTCGTGATCCGTAACGCGCAAGCCACGGCCACCGTGGGCGGCGGCGTGGTGCTCGATCCGTTCGGCCCCGCGCGCAAGCGACGCAGCAGCGCGCGGGTGGACTGGCTCAATGCGCTGGCGGATTTCATCGACCATGGCGACACGGCCGCCCTGCTGGCGCGCAGCGCGCTGGGCTTGCGGGTGTCGGCGCTGGTGCGGCTGTCGCAACTGCCGGCCGCGCTGATCGCCGCGCCGCCGGGCGCCGTCAACGTGGCGCTGGCCGGAGGAGACGCGCTGCTGATCGGCGCCGCCGACATGCAGGCGCTGGAAGAACGCATCCTGGCCGCGCTGGCGCAGTTCCACGAGCGCTGGCCGGACGACGCCGGGCCGGAGTTATGGCGGCTCAAGCGCATCGTCTCGCCGGAAATGGAAGAGCGGCTGTGGAGCCGGCTGGTGGACACCCTGCTGGCCGCTGGCCGCATCGCCCGGCGCGGACGCAGCCTGCACCTGCCGCAGCACAGCGTGGAACTGGGCGCGGAAGAACAGGCGCTGGTGGCGCCGTTGCTGGGATCGCTGCTGGCAGGCCGCTACGATCCGCCGTGGGTGCGCGACCTGGTGCGCGAACACGCGATGCCCGAGGCCGAAGTACGGCGCCTGCTGCGCAAGCTGGCGCGCAGCGGCGAGATCAGCCAGGTAGTACCCGACCTGTTTTACCATCCGCAACCGCTGGCGGAACTGGCGCAGTTGCTGGTCACGCTGCCGCAGGTGCAGGCGGCGTCGTTCCGCGACGCCACCGGCCTGGGGCGCAAACGCGGCATCCAGATATTGGAGTTCTTCAACCGCGTCGGCTATACTCGGCGCGTTGGAAATATTCACATGGTGCGACCCGATACAACGTGGTCCTAG